The following proteins come from a genomic window of Hymenobacter canadensis:
- a CDS encoding S8 family peptidase, with the protein MLSLLALLLSGAPAAQAQMAGPSRTAAVPEAVAQPGLLVFKLKPEYRAQAQAGRVAVPQLEAALRRFGALRLVQKFPNALPPDPKNPEAVDLRLIYQVWLPATTVLAKAQLALRQTGVLTYVEPLYYRAPLYQPNDPLADSTNARGQYHLRNIRAYQAWDVTKGDSSVLIGITDTGFRLSHEDLNGQWQRNYQDPPDGLDNDNDGYIDNYRGWDLADDDNNPSSDSYVQPRHGVHSAGAAAARPDNGRGVAGSGFNCRFLPLKIYPSTPGGSFAGFEAIVYAADHGCKVINMSWGAAGGRSQFEQDAITYAAVNRDAVVVASAGNTNAELDFYPASYEHVLSVGASGRTDVKSGYATHSRRLDLVAPGDDVLTVWGDTDSDYIPATGSSFSAPLVAGAAGLVRARFPQLSAAQVRAQLRRTTDNIDALPGNAAYAGKLGTGRLNMLRAVRANDQRATRLTQRLFSPAKGAYQPTDTIRLAVEVQNLLLPVQNLTLTVTSLSPFLTVRQGTFGAGALATLARATNTAAPFRLAVAAAVPLNTRAVLRYHFEDAATGYQEDQYGTLLLNPDYVVLNAGDLALTLTSRGSLGYDGIGSDLGEGVTYRGGAPLLYEGGLLLATGPNRVSSRLRNERNVPDADFFRLTQATLRRQPLRADQEASNLLQDSLPSATRNRTVGVQVRQRGYAWAQAPHRDYVVLEYQLRNMTPDTLKPLYAGLFMDWDVVPDYARNVVAWDSVRRLSYTYDASSPEVFVGLKWLSGGKATAYAIDVNAPAGSPVQLSNGFSKAEKYLTLSNGTRRPTTGLPAGTDIAHVLGAALPRLAPTDSAIVAFAVLAAPSLAQLQADADAAQTRYNLLLPTRPALAASAWQLYPNPATGRVRLEVPASFGGHQVLLLNTLGQAVQQTNFSSTTTTLDTSGLPAGLYLVRVHGTAGQLTRQLLVQP; encoded by the coding sequence GTGTTATCCCTGTTGGCGCTGCTGCTGTCGGGCGCTCCAGCAGCCCAGGCCCAGATGGCCGGCCCCAGCCGCACGGCCGCTGTGCCGGAGGCAGTGGCCCAGCCCGGCTTGCTGGTGTTCAAGCTGAAGCCCGAATACCGGGCGCAGGCGCAGGCCGGCCGCGTGGCCGTGCCGCAGCTGGAAGCCGCTCTGCGCCGTTTCGGGGCATTGCGCCTGGTGCAGAAGTTTCCCAATGCGCTGCCGCCCGACCCCAAAAACCCGGAAGCCGTGGATCTGCGCCTGATTTATCAGGTGTGGCTGCCGGCCACCACGGTGCTGGCCAAGGCCCAGTTGGCGCTTCGGCAAACCGGCGTGCTCACCTACGTGGAGCCGCTTTATTACCGCGCCCCGCTCTATCAGCCCAACGATCCGCTGGCCGACTCCACCAACGCCCGCGGCCAGTACCACCTGCGCAACATCCGCGCCTACCAGGCCTGGGACGTGACCAAGGGCGACTCCAGCGTGCTCATCGGCATCACCGACACCGGCTTCCGCCTCTCCCACGAAGACCTCAATGGCCAGTGGCAGCGCAACTACCAGGACCCGCCCGACGGCCTCGACAACGACAACGACGGCTACATCGACAACTACCGCGGCTGGGACCTGGCCGACGACGACAACAACCCTTCCTCCGACTCCTACGTGCAGCCCCGCCACGGCGTGCACTCGGCCGGCGCCGCCGCCGCCCGCCCCGACAATGGCCGCGGCGTGGCCGGCTCCGGCTTCAACTGCCGCTTCCTGCCCCTGAAAATCTACCCCAGCACGCCCGGCGGCAGCTTTGCGGGCTTCGAGGCCATTGTGTACGCCGCCGACCACGGCTGCAAGGTCATCAATATGAGCTGGGGCGCCGCCGGGGGCCGCTCGCAGTTCGAGCAGGATGCCATCACCTACGCCGCCGTCAACCGCGACGCCGTGGTAGTGGCCTCGGCCGGCAACACCAACGCCGAGCTGGATTTCTACCCGGCCTCCTATGAGCACGTGCTGTCGGTGGGCGCTTCGGGGCGCACCGATGTCAAGTCGGGCTACGCTACCCACAGCCGCCGCCTCGACTTGGTAGCGCCCGGCGACGACGTGCTGACCGTGTGGGGCGACACCGACTCCGACTACATTCCAGCCACGGGCTCCTCGTTTTCGGCGCCGCTGGTGGCGGGCGCGGCGGGGCTGGTGCGGGCGCGGTTTCCGCAGCTCTCAGCCGCTCAGGTGCGCGCCCAGCTACGCCGCACCACCGACAACATCGACGCGCTGCCTGGCAACGCCGCCTACGCCGGCAAGCTGGGCACCGGCCGCCTCAACATGCTGCGGGCCGTGCGCGCCAACGATCAGCGGGCGACCCGTCTCACACAGCGTTTGTTCAGCCCCGCCAAAGGGGCCTACCAGCCTACCGACACTATCCGGCTGGCGGTGGAAGTGCAGAACCTGCTGCTGCCGGTGCAGAATTTGACCCTCACCGTGACGTCGCTTTCGCCGTTTCTTACGGTGCGGCAGGGCACGTTTGGGGCAGGCGCGCTGGCTACGCTGGCCCGCGCCACCAACACGGCGGCGCCGTTCCGGCTGGCCGTAGCGGCGGCGGTGCCGCTGAACACCCGCGCCGTGCTGCGCTATCATTTCGAGGATGCCGCCACCGGCTACCAGGAAGACCAGTATGGCACGCTGCTGCTCAACCCCGATTACGTGGTGCTCAATGCCGGCGACCTGGCCCTGACGCTCACCAGCCGGGGCAGCCTCGGCTACGATGGTATTGGGTCTGATCTGGGCGAGGGTGTGACGTACCGGGGCGGCGCGCCGCTGCTCTACGAGGGTGGGCTGCTGCTGGCCACCGGCCCCAACCGCGTCTCCAGCCGCCTCCGCAATGAGCGGAACGTGCCCGACGCCGATTTCTTCCGCCTCACCCAGGCCACCCTGCGCCGCCAGCCACTGCGCGCCGACCAGGAAGCCAGCAACCTGCTGCAGGACTCGCTGCCCTCTGCCACCCGCAACCGCACCGTGGGCGTGCAGGTGCGCCAGCGCGGCTACGCCTGGGCCCAGGCCCCGCACCGCGACTACGTGGTGCTGGAGTATCAGCTGCGGAACATGACGCCTGACACCCTCAAGCCGCTCTACGCGGGCCTGTTCATGGACTGGGACGTGGTGCCGGACTATGCCCGCAACGTGGTGGCCTGGGACTCGGTGCGCCGCCTGAGCTACACCTACGATGCCAGCAGCCCGGAAGTATTCGTGGGCCTGAAGTGGCTGAGCGGCGGCAAGGCTACCGCCTACGCCATCGATGTAAATGCGCCGGCCGGCAGCCCGGTGCAGCTGTCCAACGGCTTCAGCAAGGCCGAGAAATACCTGACCCTGAGCAATGGCACCCGCCGGCCCACCACCGGCCTGCCCGCCGGCACCGACATTGCGCATGTGCTGGGCGCCGCCCTGCCCCGCCTCGCCCCCACCGACTCGGCCATCGTGGCGTTTGCGGTGCTGGCCGCGCCCAGCCTGGCGCAGCTGCAAGCCGACGCCGACGCGGCCCAGACCCGCTACAACCTGCTGCTGCCCACCCGGCCGGCGCTGGCGGCCAGCGCCTGGCAACTCTACCCCAACCCAGCTACCGGGCGGGTACGGCTGGAAGTGCCGGCCAGCTTTGGCGGCCATCAGGTACTTCTGCTCAACACCCTAGGCCAGGCAGTGCAGCAGACCAATTTCAGCAGCACCACTACCACTCTGGATACCAGTGGCCTACCCGCCGGCCTGTATCTGGTGCGGGTGCACGGCACCGCCGGCCAGCTGACGCGGCAGCTGCTGGTGCAGCCTTAG